A region of Diadema setosum chromosome 15, eeDiaSeto1, whole genome shotgun sequence DNA encodes the following proteins:
- the LOC140238493 gene encoding complement factor H-related protein 5-like: MKLGTICCLALIAVAFKRTSADCTLPSGLDNVLVTPAESSYTTWSRVAISCRDGYTQSGSDYSYCMDSGEWSPRIEDDECLAQCKAPIVESGVLHFPVGSGPEGSKTVYDNEEVIQYACADEGTPLGPVEAACENGVWVPETLPTCHECAPPSLSDDKLVRVSPKLESYPANSEVTLSCVDDAMYTAKGATVIYCQQNGEWSPDPTKMTCHDNCKIPDRDPSVYSYPLSGGSETARAIYGFNQVMKNTCVGDKILVGPSVQRCVNGVWLPNVEVTCK, from the exons ATGAAGCTAGGAACGATTTGCTGTTTGGCGCTGATAGCAGTTGCTTTCAAAAGGACATCTGCTG ACTGTACATTGCCGTCTGGCCTTGACAATGTTCTCGTAACACCCGCCGAGTCGTCATACACGACATGGTCCCGCGTCGCGATCTCCTGCAGGGATGGTTACACGCAGTCCGGTTCGGACTACTCCTACTGTATGGACTCGGGCGAGTGGAGTCCACGGATCGAGGACGACGAATGTTTAG CTCAATGTAAGGCTCCCATTGTGGAGTCTGGCGTGCTCCACTTTCCCGTTGGTTCTGGCCCAGAAGGAAGCAAGACTGTCTACGATAACGAGGAAGTTATCCAGTACGCATGCGCAGATGAGGGTACCCCTCTCGGGCCAGTGGAGGCAGCCTGTGAGAATGGTGTCTGGGTACCAGAGACCTTGCCCACGTGTCACG AGTGCGCGCCACCTTCTCTGTCGGACGACAAGCTCGTTCGCGTGTCTCCCAAGCTGGAGAGTTACCCTGCCAACTCCGAGGTGACTCTATCCTGTGTCGATGACGCTATGTACACCGCTAAGGGAGCGACGGTTATCTACTGCCAACAAAATGGCGAGTGGAGCCCAGACCCGACTAAGATGACTTGTCACG ACAACTGCAAGATTCCAGACCGCGATCCCTCGGTCTATTCCTACCCTCTGTCTGGCGGATCCGAAACGGCCAGGGCCATATACGGCTTCAACCAAGTCATGAAGAACACGTGCGTCGGGGACAAGATCCTTGTCGGTCCCAGTGTGCAGAGGTGCGTCAATGGCGTGTGGCTTCCAAACGTTGAAGTCACGTGCAAGTAG
- the LOC140238494 gene encoding uncharacterized protein, which yields MCDRNTEVCTETGSGFECQCRENYYNTGNGCTAVSSFQVMLEIETVNGTIAVFYDSLSDRSSHDFNFMKEEICTMVDTLYQSLSDYFLCDLFQFRSGSIIAETRIFLDVTTVITDVDLMTAIRAALRENNGSLSSNSSIFSVSNYDVTPTDECTLGLHDCSVHATCTDLAEDGYQCACSEGYQDVEGYAIGTHCKAGLSSPTKPPTTGEGAPQISNGPGTLILIITCVCLSALLGSVILFAVLARCFLQARRKQMMKVSFLDIVPHGGVSKTVDKQRLTDEGNYMCRSSIADEFADSSVASVSGHRSAPTDATPK from the exons ATGTGTGACAGGAACACTGAAGTGTGTACAGAGACCGGATCAGGATTTGAGTGTCAGTGTCGTGAAAATTACTACAATACAGGGAACGGATGTACAG CTGTTTCGTCATTCCAAGTCATGCTTGAAATCGAAACGGTCAATGGGACAATAGCTGTCTTCTATGACTCTTTAAGCGACCGAAGTAGCCATGACTTCAATTTCATGAAAGAAGAGATCTGTACCATG GTCGACACACTGTACCAGTCACTGTCGGACTATTTTCTCTGCGATTTGTTCCAATTCCGTTCTGGGAGCATCATTGCAGAGACCCGCATATTCTTAGACGTCACCACGGTAATAACGGATGTTGATCTCATGACGGCCATTCGTGCAGCACTCCGAGAAAACAACGGCTCGCTCTCTAGCAACTCATCTATATTCTCAGTGTCAAACTATGACGTCACTC CGACTGACGAGTGCACTCTCGGTCTCCACGACTGTTCGGTGCATGCAACCTGCACGGATCTCGCGGAAGACGGCTACCAGTGCGCATGCTCAGAGGGCTACCAGGACGTTGAGGGCTATGCCATCGGTACACATTGTAAAGCTG GCCTGTCATCACCAACTAAACCTCCGACAACGGGAGAGGGCGCTCCTCAAATTAGCAATG GTCCTGGGACACTTATACTGATTATTACCTGCGTCTGCCTCAGCGCTCTTTTGGGGTCAGTTATTCTCTTCGCTGTCTTGGCACGGTGCTTTCTGCAAGCTAGGAGAAAGCAGATGATGAAGGTTTCCTTTCTCGATATAGTTCCGCACGGGGGAGTTTCGAAAACCGTCGACAAGCAGAGACTCACCGACGAG GGCAATTACATGTGCCGATCATCAATTGCCGATGAATTCGCAGATTCGAGTGTTGCCAGCGTTTCCGGTCACCGAAGCGCCCCGACG gaTGCCACCCCGAAGTAA